Proteins from a genomic interval of Quercus lobata isolate SW786 chromosome 11, ValleyOak3.0 Primary Assembly, whole genome shotgun sequence:
- the LOC115967987 gene encoding putative disease resistance protein At1g59780: MWMGEGFVSEIQHNRGREDTMDDVGHRYLRELVQRCMVLVGKMGSLGKIKTCRMHDLMRDFCVSKAQEENFLHINNILSLKLCEVQNNKVRRLAVILESDENYIEGVKFNEYPYLRSLLYLLPYRSYSYFKESCFKKFKLVRVLHLKNFQKHSRKLPKDIGCLIHLRYLSLRNSNINKVSSSIGNLRCLETLDLRIFSKPRVPNVFKYMKQLKHLYLPCSYRVCCKLELGNLNYLQTLVNVRPKTIQIPTWFKFNLLQVLKVRNKKGAQDAIQMLISRCPLIEKLHLYGHLKKLPEAHQFSPNLAKLTLSGTKLEEDPMETLKKLPNLKILCFRQAFEKISKYESVGRASFNGKNMVCSKGGFPLLQYLFLGTLYYLEEWRVEEGAMPSLCRLEIEFCSRLKMIPDGLRFIATLQELKIIDMPKPFIDSLNEGGPDFDKVKHVHSLVLKSFCQRMIIVSS; encoded by the coding sequence ATGTGGATGGGAGAAGGATTTGTATCAGAAATTCAGCACAATAGAGGAAGAGAGGATACAATGGATGATGTGGGACACCGATATTTAAGGGAGCTAGTGCAAAGATGCATGGTTCTGGTGGGGAAAATGGGCTCACTTGGAAAGATTAAAACTTGTCGAATGCATGATCTTATGCGAGACTTTTGCGTATCAAAAGCccaagaagaaaattttctccatattaataatattctttcCTTGAAATTGTGTGAAGTGCAAAACAATAAAGTTCGAAGACTTGCTGTCATTTTGGAATCAGATGAAAATTACATCGAGGGAGTTAAATTCAATGAATATCCTTACCTCAGGTCTCTTCTCTACCTTCTGCCTTATCGAAGTTATTCTTATTTTAAAGAGTCATGTTTCAAGAAATTCAAGTTGGTTAGAGTCTTACAtctgaaaaattttcaaaaacacagCCGCAAATTACCTAAAGACATTGGATGTCTCATCCACTTGAGATATTTATCTCTCAGAAATAGCAATATAAATAAGGTGTCATCATCTATTGGCAATTTAAGGTGCCTGGAGACACTAGATTTGCGGATCTTCTCCAAACCAAGAGTGCCAAATGTGTTCAAGTATATGAAACAATTGAAACACCTTTATTTACCTTGCAGTTATAGAGTATGTTGTAAGTTGGAACTGGGTAATCTTAATTATTTGCAAACATTGGTGAATGTTCGGCCCAAAACCATCCAAATTCCCACATGGTTCAAATTTAACCTTCTTCAGGTTCTTAAAGTGAGGAATAAAAAAGGGGCCCAAGATGCAATACAAATGCTAATATCAAGGTGTCCACTTATAGAAAAGCTACATCTCTATGGACATTTAAAGAAGCTTCCAGAAGCTCACCAATTCTCTCCAAATCTCGCCAAGTTGACTTTATCGGGGACTAAACTTGAGGAAGACCCAATGGAAACGTTAAAGAAGTTACCCAACTTAAAAATCCTCTGCTTCCGTCAAGCGTTTGAGAAGATATCCAAATACGAATCCGTTGGACGTGCGAGCTTTAATGGGAAGAATATGGTTTGTtctaaaggaggatttcctttGCTTCAGTATCTTTTCCTTGGGACGTTGTACTACTTAGAGGAGTGGAGGGTGGAGGAAGGAGCCATGCCTAGTCTCTGTCGTTTGGAAATTGAATTTTGCTCGAGATTGAAGATGATCCCCGATGGATTGAGGTTTATCGCAACCCTCCAGGAATTGAAGATCATAGACATGCCAAAGCCATTCATAGATAGTCTTAACGAAGGAGGACCAGATTTTGACAAAGTCAAACATGTGCATTCCCTTGTATTAAAATCTTTTTGCCAGAGAATGATAATCGTTAGCAGCTAA